The Solanum lycopersicum chromosome 9, SLM_r2.1 genome window below encodes:
- the LOC138338650 gene encoding uncharacterized protein: protein MSKVHEKFGHQVTYRKAWLGRQRAFTLVYGDFQKSFSELSKFFAAFQYFNPGTVVEWKHEESMSSPEVKTFKFVFWASKPCIDGFQTCRPVISVDGTHMYGKYEIKLLIAVGVDGNDNILPLAFGIFDKESKEAWKWFFRKLSAHVIKYREDICIISDRAKGILTSLSELWRLDLSNLMWRAATTHQVRKFEALMWEIQEENREAYEYLMRIPLDKWTVSHDNGKRWGVLTTNLSESFNGLLKKARGLPVTAMVTERMGALARNFVSEHFTIENYVTTYSGSFSPIGHEAYWPSPSFIMRSNEFYRRPNRSRTTRIHNEMDRDTATYGRACGLCKQTGHDRRRCPTRNQI from the exons ATGTCTaaggttcatgaaaaatttggtcatcAAGTAACATATAGAAAAGCGTGGCTTGGGCGTCAACGCGCATTTACATTGGTATATGGTGATTTTCAGAAATCATTTAGTGAGCTTTCTAAGTTTTTTGCAGCTTTTCAATACTTTAATCCTGGAACAGTTGTGGAATGGAAACACGAAGAGTCAATGAGTTCACCAGAGGTAAAAACTTTTAagtttgtattttgggcttccAAGCCATGCATTGATGGGTTCCAAACTTGTCGTCCTGTTATTTCAGTAGATGGAACTCATATGTATGGTAAATATGAGATAAAATTGTTAATTGCTGTTGGAGTTGACGGAAATGATAACATTCTTCCTCTTGCGTTTGGTATTTTTGACAAAGAGTCGAAAGAGGCATGGAAATGGTTTTTTAGGAAATTGAGTGCACATGTGATAAAATATAGAGAAGATATTTGTATTATCTCTGATAGGGCAAAAGGAATCTTGACTAGTTTATCGGAGTTGTGGCGATT GGACCTCAGTAATCTTATGTGGAGGGCTGCTACAACTCATCAAGTAAGGAAGTTTGAAGCTTTGATGTGGgaaattcaagaagaaaatagagaagCATATGAATACCTCATGCGAATTCCATTGGACAAATGGACTGTTAGTCATGATAATGGAAAAAGATGGGGAGTACTGACAACAAATCTTTCAGAGTCTTTCAACGGACTTCTAAAGAAAGCTCGAGGCTTGCCCGTCACTGCTATG GTTACTGAAAGAATGGGAGCATTAGCTAGAAATTTTGTCAGCGAGCATTTCACAATAGAGAATTATGTTACAACATATTCTGGGTCATTCTCACCGATTGGACACGAGGCATATTGGCCATCACCAAGCTTTATAATGAGAAGTAATGAATTCTATCGACGTCCCAATCGATCAAGGACcactagaattcataatgaGATGGATCGTGATACTGCAACATATGGGCGGGCTTGTGGATTGTGTAAACAAACTGGGCATGACAGGCGTCGATGTCCAACTCGAAATCAAATTTAA
- the LOC104648850 gene encoding uncharacterized protein — MFRKMVRDQGFDCLKYVHEDDRVHVSADYRRDVVQLVQLHHPVRRRGKGGVAGRRERAVERAQTHVEIDQATQNVQEALEDDQATSNYNIGSISGGCTHEFTQTSNMTYQLSETDIMPYVTPQTLQISSHPSLSSLENVIGNFENVPNFNSSPVPLIIETPDATNSLEDPNHDVDDNDPKDASEGGDTTIQNSEPSRREKRKIKLKPCGTGGHYAIQHVQKQRAKNK; from the exons ATGTTTAGAAAAATGGTGCGAGATCAAGGTTTTGATTGTTTGAAATATGTCCATGAGGATGACAGGGTTCATGTGTCAGCCGATTATAGAAGAGATGTGGTACAACTTGTACAGTTACATCACCCAGTTCGTAGGCGAGGAAAAGGTGGTGTTGCAGGTAGGAGAGAACGTGCTGTTGAAAGAGCACAAACACATGTTGAAATAGATCAGGCCACACAAAATGTCCAAGAAGCCTTAGAAGATGATCAAGCAACATCCAATTATAATATTGGTTCTATTTCAGGAGGTTGCACTCATGAATTCACTCAGACATCAAATATGACATATCAACTGTCAGAAACAGATATCATGCCATACGTGACGCCACAGACTCTACAAATATCAAGTCATCCAAGTCTTTCATCACTTGAGAATGTCATTGGTAATTTTGAGAATGTCCCAAATTTTAACTCATCGCCTGTGCCTCTGATTATTGAAACCCCTGATGCCACTAATAGTTTAGAGGACCCGAATCATGATGTGGACGATAATGATCCAAAGGATGCAAGTGAAGGCGGTGATACGACTATTCAAAATAGTGAACCATCAAGGAGGGAGAAGCGTAAAATTAAACTTAAGCCTTGTGGGACTG GCGGTCACTATGCTATCCAACATGTCCAAAAACAGAGAGCCAAGAATAAGTAA